A window of Polaribacter litorisediminis contains these coding sequences:
- a CDS encoding glycosyltransferase has translation MISNEILMITSFPPRKCGIATYSKDLIKAIEDKYNGSFAIKVCALKKRNGDLKYPNEVKYFLESWLKEDYKRLAVAINADEAIKVVYLQHEFGLYGGHLGDFIIDFLREIQKPVITTFHTVLTQPNDDRKIVVQEIVQLSSKIIVMTNFSANILKNEYEIEEGKIKIIPHGTHLIEPFHLNLKESIPFKSRIVISTFGLISEGKGIETALDALPKIITKFPSVLYLIIGKTHPEVKKIEGEVYRDSLHQKVKELKIENHVLFINKYLELDVLLEYLQRTDLYFFTSKDPQQAVSGTLVYALSAACPVVSTPIPHSLELLDGAGINFDFGNSEQLANAAITILSDSDLMEEMLLNAVQRISPTAWQNAAIGHINIAKLLLKEKNFELNYKLPEINLRHIERLTMDLGMIQFAKIADPDFESGYTLDDNARALIAVAKHFELTGKFRDLPLVHAYLNFILFCQQDDGSFLNYVTIHKLFFDKNRDENLEDSNGRAIWALGEFLSLRQLFDFNLQAQVENAFQKALHTIHNLQSPRAIAFCIKGLYFYYHYKNDKSILELITKLTDNLVSKYRGVSNKDWQWYEEYLTYGNALIPEAMLLAAKVTNSELFEVIAYKTFEFLLDITFNNEKIKVISNRGWHHKGKDKNIFGEQPIEVAYTILTLSTFFNMYKKREYLDKMKIAFNWFLGENHLHQIIYNPVTGGCYDGLEQDHINLNQGAESTVCYLMARLIVEKHFQNND, from the coding sequence ATGATTAGTAATGAAATATTAATGATAACGTCTTTTCCTCCAAGAAAATGTGGAATAGCAACTTATAGCAAAGATTTAATTAAAGCTATTGAAGATAAATATAATGGTAGTTTTGCTATAAAGGTTTGTGCATTAAAAAAAAGAAACGGCGATTTAAAATATCCAAATGAGGTAAAATATTTTTTAGAAAGTTGGTTAAAAGAAGATTATAAAAGATTGGCTGTAGCTATAAATGCAGATGAAGCGATTAAAGTAGTTTATTTACAACATGAGTTTGGTTTGTATGGAGGCCATTTAGGAGATTTTATTATCGACTTTTTAAGAGAAATCCAGAAACCCGTGATTACTACGTTTCATACAGTGCTTACTCAGCCAAATGATGATAGAAAAATTGTAGTACAAGAAATTGTGCAATTATCGAGTAAAATCATTGTAATGACAAATTTTTCTGCCAATATATTAAAGAATGAATATGAGATTGAGGAAGGTAAAATAAAAATTATTCCACATGGAACGCATTTAATTGAGCCATTTCATTTAAATTTAAAAGAATCGATTCCTTTTAAAAGTAGAATTGTTATTTCTACTTTTGGTTTGATTAGTGAAGGAAAAGGGATTGAAACCGCATTAGATGCTTTACCGAAAATTATAACCAAGTTCCCGAGTGTTTTGTACCTGATTATTGGAAAAACTCATCCAGAAGTTAAAAAAATTGAAGGAGAGGTTTATCGGGATTCTTTACATCAGAAAGTAAAGGAATTAAAAATAGAGAATCATGTTCTTTTTATCAATAAATATCTTGAATTAGATGTATTATTAGAGTATTTACAACGGACCGATTTATATTTTTTTACGTCTAAAGATCCGCAACAAGCAGTAAGTGGTACACTAGTTTATGCCTTATCGGCAGCTTGTCCCGTGGTTTCAACACCTATTCCGCATTCCTTAGAATTATTAGATGGTGCAGGTATAAATTTCGATTTCGGAAATTCGGAACAATTGGCAAATGCGGCGATTACCATACTTTCTGATTCAGATTTAATGGAAGAAATGCTGTTAAATGCTGTACAAAGAATAAGCCCTACGGCATGGCAAAATGCGGCCATTGGTCATATTAACATCGCAAAACTGCTATTAAAAGAAAAAAACTTTGAACTAAATTATAAATTGCCTGAAATTAATTTGCGGCATATCGAACGATTAACAATGGATTTGGGAATGATTCAATTTGCTAAAATAGCAGATCCAGACTTCGAATCAGGTTATACCTTAGATGACAATGCGAGAGCTTTAATTGCAGTTGCTAAACACTTTGAACTGACAGGGAAATTTCGTGATTTGCCTTTGGTTCATGCTTATTTAAATTTTATTTTATTTTGTCAACAAGATGATGGCTCGTTCTTAAATTATGTGACCATTCATAAACTCTTTTTTGATAAAAATAGAGATGAAAATTTAGAAGATTCTAATGGAAGAGCCATTTGGGCTTTGGGCGAATTTTTATCTTTAAGACAGTTGTTTGATTTTAATTTACAAGCGCAAGTAGAAAATGCATTTCAAAAAGCACTGCATACTATTCATAACTTACAATCTCCAAGGGCAATTGCCTTTTGCATAAAAGGCTTGTATTTTTATTATCACTATAAAAACGACAAAAGTATTTTAGAATTAATTACCAAACTAACGGATAATTTGGTGTCTAAATATAGAGGTGTTTCTAATAAAGATTGGCAGTGGTATGAAGAGTATTTAACCTATGGCAATGCGTTAATTCCGGAGGCAATGTTGCTAGCTGCAAAAGTTACCAATAGCGAGTTGTTTGAAGTAATCGCGTATAAAACATTTGAATTTTTATTAGACATCACTTTTAATAATGAAAAAATTAAGGTAATTTCTAATCGAGGTTGGCATCATAAGGGTAAAGACAAAAATATTTTTGGGGAACAACCTATAGAAGTGGCGTATACTATTTTAACCTTAAGTACCTTTTTTAATATGTATAAAAAAAGAGAGTATTTAGATAAAATGAAAATTGCTTTTAACTGGTTTTTGGGTGAAAATCATTTGCATCAAATCATTTACAATCCAGTTACGGGTGGTTGTTATGATGGTTTAGAACAAGACCATATAAATTTAAATCAAGGAGCAGAATCTACTGTTTGCTATTTAATGGCCAGATTGATAGTTGAAAAACATTTTCAGAATAATGATTAG
- a CDS encoding NAD(P)H-hydrate dehydratase, with product MEPYNQEKITKDNISLILKKRNPFSHKGDFGKAILFAGSYGKMGAATLAAKACLRAGVGLLTVYIPKCGFTIVQTSIPEAMVICDKQKKMITSTTALNKYNVLGIGCGIGTAKKTTKALKQIIRSFHKPMIIDADAITIISKNKDWFQWIPAESIFTPHLKEFERLVGVSDNENERIKLQIDFSKRNKVYVVLKGHQTIISCPNGKIYRNTTGNAGMAKGGSGDALTGILTAFLAQNYTPKNTCILGVYIHGLAGDLAVQETGEFSLLASDVIKAIGRAFLEIIKNKQKIKMQ from the coding sequence ATGGAACCCTATAATCAAGAGAAAATTACGAAAGACAACATTTCTTTAATTCTTAAAAAAAGAAATCCTTTTTCACACAAAGGAGATTTTGGAAAGGCAATTTTATTTGCAGGAAGTTATGGTAAAATGGGAGCCGCAACGCTAGCGGCTAAAGCTTGCTTACGAGCGGGTGTAGGTTTGCTTACCGTTTATATTCCTAAATGTGGATTCACAATAGTACAAACTTCAATACCAGAAGCAATGGTTATTTGTGATAAGCAAAAAAAAATGATTACATCGACTACAGCGCTAAATAAATATAATGTTCTAGGAATTGGGTGTGGCATTGGTACTGCTAAAAAAACAACAAAAGCTTTAAAACAAATTATCCGAAGTTTTCATAAACCCATGATTATAGATGCTGATGCGATTACTATTATTTCAAAAAATAAAGATTGGTTTCAATGGATTCCTGCAGAATCTATTTTTACACCTCATTTAAAAGAATTTGAGCGTTTGGTTGGTGTGTCAGACAATGAAAATGAAAGAATAAAATTACAAATTGATTTCTCTAAAAGAAACAAGGTGTATGTTGTTTTAAAGGGACATCAAACAATTATTTCTTGTCCCAACGGAAAAATTTATAGAAATACAACCGGGAATGCAGGAATGGCAAAAGGTGGCAGTGGAGATGCACTTACAGGAATCTTAACGGCTTTTTTAGCACAAAATTATACACCTAAAAACACCTGTATTCTAGGCGTTTATATACACGGGTTAGCCGGGGATCTAGCTGTACAAGAAACAGGAGAATTTTCTTTGCTAGCTTCGGATGTAATTAAAGCAATTGGTAGAGCATTTCTAGAAATTATTAAAAATAAACAAAAAATAAAGATGCAGTAA
- a CDS encoding SdrD B-like domain-containing protein: MNYPTKTKLLLMLFLVSITSYNYANKHPKVNEFISLSSEKEIDVSFYDSYKANWENLANLSSQFEWNSDNFAEILKENLKLSAFDVVKTENVSSKNSKDSSNQLGNLQLSEIVDPCDAALSGNLDSDLDGIADICDLDDDNDGILDTDESEVCSGDTNSLDIRNNFGFRALSSDDNGTYPTTLAGINYSIIFDENGTSIASLNLSKPDEHGPVFNFGGKHNDEGSIDITFSEAISGVKFKLADFDEAETVTVEAYDQNNNLVNLSGSGYIAAIGSQVGQNGNVFEYTSGGNVDGDSMTTDSLGAVTFDFNGISIKRVKVSILHSRGSSIRYTMMNGSFCILTDTDKDNIPDSLDTDSDNDGCPDALEGSGTNITTANLDANNRIIGGVNDNGIPILAATSLTAGQGTSAAVTTAEQIVVNANPVSQTLGTGDDLIFSVDANAFVTTIFNAGIPNYGAGSASSLTYKWFKNTDVNTIISTASALTINNITAADAGDYTVQIIASNKCTEERSATLSINNPPVNTVPGPQTTQSNTDLNIAGVSVTDVDGNLATVQLSVTNGTLDVVARRDVTVVVNAPGSITLSGTEANINAVLSTLIYVPNLNFNGSDTLTVVSSDNGVGALTDTDSFLINVVFGGDPCDATASGNLDTDGDNISDICDLDDDNDGILDINEGCFVKTTDFSAFSINRSSHTASLNSASNGFGIDITRLDNSFSILVNGSPLFSGEIELAGAFTPLPQSIVFTDGARFGASGIPQIWAIGTANAATPLIRLIVSPSGDVQFFGSRTLNGALEPMVLANGMTVNPITWNATNTIEIDQLVNGPTYAVGTIYGYNNTCADTDDDGIPNNLDLDSDNDGCADSLEGSAVNILAGNLDANGQITGAVSVNGIPTLATITGQASTTAVVTAEQITVDIAPTDSSVGQGSNASFSVSASGVETTTFNAGIPDYSAGSSSVLSYNWFKNSDPNTILSNSNTLSLNNVSAGDIGDYTVVISGLNNSCVLEETATLTLNSGSIGNTVWYDTDGDGIVDAGEPGLVGATVTLDPGTQGDPSDDVTTTTDVNGNYLFSGLPSGDYIVTVDVRTVTGGIPTGFVPLNLVQAYDADGLNSASKSYVSLGSGETNLDQNFGWIVPSGVVSGGNSGGVESESLGDAISKIYVGRKKNSVPTEFVKSSENVFNKKKMKSSQPYQGKGQTLLDMFPAELVAGNVANVTSPTDILDYTVADEVLSVDFSVDGETKGVVLGIKTSDKIYNHTKASCDRLRGAEILNIQKIEIGGYNFLMQGIKQRNGIVEYAVSFATAKNNNDANYTIQTNWYVNAYTKFNDVYNFQVWSTRPEDTQKMVADILENLNSFIPVEQPEVQKFPKTYASKIYREKGELVVALRSTEVGKTAEVNMVELYSETANNIKFRDNAVSTEIQQSLRLDIADGYEYDALIKVNDEVEDAFYHADGNWGLDYDKRYTEVLNYFVWNNFEREYGDDEYTINRDVELKATSEYDYLTLYKSLLPGTISADYSEYQYVAFTAKGSGLMELGLIKSSIEDWKAQYRIMVDFSEEERTYYVPFDVFTSSASQENMTAEDLTTLTFTFLPVEAQTKELDLKISNVRFTKTAVESQTVQKIEKFENEFMAYPNPSKGNVNLLLFSETDTEATVTLSDITGKVIYRGKAQLTAGKNELEFDFKVKTGVMLLQVNSAEVNYGTSKVVFR; encoded by the coding sequence ATGAACTACCCTACAAAAACCAAATTACTATTGATGCTGTTTTTAGTATCAATAACGTCTTACAATTATGCGAATAAGCATCCTAAAGTAAATGAATTTATAAGTCTTAGTTCTGAAAAAGAAATTGACGTTTCTTTTTATGATAGCTATAAAGCGAATTGGGAAAACTTAGCAAATTTGAGTTCACAATTTGAATGGAATTCTGATAATTTCGCAGAAATTTTAAAAGAAAATCTGAAACTTTCAGCTTTTGATGTTGTTAAAACTGAAAATGTTTCTTCAAAAAATTCAAAGGATAGCTCTAATCAATTAGGCAATCTTCAATTATCAGAAATAGTAGATCCATGTGATGCTGCGTTATCCGGTAATTTAGATTCAGATCTTGATGGGATTGCTGATATTTGTGATTTAGATGATGATAACGATGGTATTTTAGATACGGATGAATCTGAGGTTTGTAGTGGTGATACAAATAGTTTAGATATTCGTAATAATTTTGGTTTCCGCGCTTTAAGTAGTGATGATAATGGTACATATCCTACTACTTTAGCAGGCATAAATTATTCTATTATTTTTGATGAAAATGGAACAAGTATAGCTTCTTTAAATTTATCAAAACCAGACGAACATGGTCCTGTATTCAATTTTGGCGGAAAGCATAATGACGAAGGTTCTATAGATATAACTTTTTCAGAGGCTATTTCTGGGGTAAAATTTAAATTGGCTGATTTTGATGAAGCTGAAACTGTGACTGTTGAGGCATATGATCAAAATAATAACCTAGTTAATTTATCTGGGAGTGGATATATAGCTGCAATTGGTTCACAAGTTGGTCAAAACGGAAATGTATTTGAGTATACTTCAGGAGGTAATGTTGATGGGGATTCAATGACCACAGACAGTCTTGGAGCTGTTACTTTTGATTTTAATGGGATATCAATTAAAAGAGTAAAAGTTTCTATTTTACATTCAAGGGGATCTTCTATAAGATATACCATGATGAATGGTTCTTTTTGTATACTTACAGATACGGATAAAGATAATATTCCAGATAGTTTAGATACCGATTCAGATAATGATGGTTGTCCAGATGCTTTAGAAGGTAGCGGTACGAATATAACAACAGCAAATTTAGATGCCAATAATCGAATAATCGGCGGTGTTAACGATAATGGAATTCCAATACTTGCGGCTACTAGTTTAACTGCTGGTCAAGGAACTAGTGCAGCAGTAACTACTGCAGAACAAATAGTTGTGAATGCAAATCCTGTTAGTCAAACCTTAGGTACTGGAGATGACTTAATTTTTTCGGTAGATGCAAATGCTTTTGTAACAACCATATTTAATGCAGGTATACCGAATTATGGTGCCGGTAGTGCTTCTTCATTAACTTATAAGTGGTTCAAAAATACAGATGTAAATACCATTATTAGTACGGCAAGTGCACTAACGATAAACAATATTACTGCTGCAGATGCAGGAGATTACACGGTACAAATTATAGCTAGTAATAAATGTACTGAAGAAAGATCTGCTACTTTATCAATAAACAATCCTCCTGTAAATACAGTTCCTGGACCTCAAACAACTCAAAGCAATACTGATTTAAATATAGCGGGAGTGAGCGTTACAGATGTAGATGGTAATTTAGCGACTGTTCAATTGTCTGTTACAAACGGTACACTTGACGTTGTTGCAAGACGTGATGTAACGGTTGTCGTTAATGCTCCTGGATCAATTACACTGAGTGGAACAGAGGCAAATATCAATGCTGTTTTGTCTACTTTGATATATGTTCCAAATCTTAATTTTAATGGATCAGATACTTTAACAGTAGTGTCCTCAGATAATGGAGTAGGCGCTTTAACTGACACCGACTCATTTTTAATCAATGTAGTTTTTGGAGGTGATCCATGTGATGCCACTGCATCTGGAAATTTAGATACAGACGGAGATAATATTTCTGATATATGTGATTTAGATGACGATAATGATGGTATTTTAGATATTAATGAAGGTTGTTTTGTGAAAACTACAGATTTTTCAGCCTTTAGTATCAACAGAAGTTCTCATACGGCATCTTTAAATTCAGCCTCTAATGGTTTTGGTATCGATATTACTAGATTAGACAATAGCTTTAGTATTCTTGTTAATGGATCACCATTATTCTCTGGAGAAATTGAATTAGCAGGAGCCTTTACACCGCTTCCTCAATCCATTGTTTTTACAGATGGCGCAAGATTTGGCGCGAGTGGTATTCCTCAGATTTGGGCAATAGGTACTGCAAATGCCGCAACACCTTTAATTAGATTGATTGTTTCACCGAGTGGAGACGTCCAATTTTTTGGTTCTAGAACGTTAAATGGTGCTTTAGAACCGATGGTTTTAGCAAATGGAATGACGGTAAATCCAATTACTTGGAATGCAACGAATACCATAGAAATAGATCAATTAGTAAACGGTCCTACCTATGCTGTTGGAACCATTTATGGATATAACAATACTTGTGCTGATACAGATGATGATGGTATTCCAAATAATTTAGATTTAGATTCAGATAACGATGGTTGTGCGGATTCCTTAGAAGGAAGTGCAGTTAATATTTTAGCTGGTAATTTAGATGCAAATGGTCAAATTACTGGAGCTGTTAGTGTCAATGGTATTCCAACATTAGCAACAATTACAGGGCAAGCATCAACAACTGCGGTTGTTACGGCCGAACAAATTACGGTAGATATAGCACCTACTGATAGTAGTGTAGGTCAAGGGTCAAATGCTAGTTTTAGCGTTTCAGCTTCTGGTGTAGAAACAACAACTTTTAATGCGGGTATTCCAGACTATAGTGCTGGATCTAGTTCCGTTTTAAGTTATAATTGGTTTAAAAATTCTGACCCAAACACAATATTGTCTAATTCTAATACTTTAAGTCTGAACAATGTTTCTGCAGGAGACATTGGCGATTATACTGTTGTAATTTCAGGTCTTAATAATAGTTGTGTTTTAGAAGAGACTGCTACTTTAACCTTAAATTCGGGTAGTATTGGAAATACAGTCTGGTATGATACCGATGGAGATGGAATCGTAGATGCAGGTGAACCTGGATTAGTAGGAGCAACGGTAACGTTAGATCCAGGAACCCAAGGTGATCCAAGTGATGATGTAACAACGACCACAGATGTTAATGGAAATTATTTGTTTAGTGGTTTGCCATCAGGAGATTATATTGTAACGGTAGATGTAAGGACTGTAACAGGTGGTATACCAACAGGTTTTGTACCTTTAAATTTAGTTCAGGCATATGATGCTGATGGATTAAATTCAGCAAGTAAAAGTTATGTAAGCTTAGGTTCAGGCGAAACTAATTTAGACCAAAATTTTGGTTGGATTGTTCCTTCTGGAGTCGTTTCTGGAGGAAACAGTGGAGGTGTAGAGTCAGAATCTTTAGGCGATGCAATTTCTAAAATTTATGTAGGTAGAAAGAAGAATTCTGTGCCTACCGAGTTTGTAAAGTCAAGTGAAAACGTATTCAACAAAAAGAAGATGAAGTCTTCACAGCCTTATCAAGGTAAAGGACAAACCTTATTAGATATGTTTCCAGCAGAATTAGTAGCAGGAAATGTTGCCAATGTAACGTCACCAACAGATATCTTAGATTATACGGTGGCAGATGAAGTATTGTCTGTAGATTTTTCTGTAGACGGAGAAACGAAAGGAGTTGTTCTAGGTATTAAAACTTCGGATAAGATTTACAATCATACGAAAGCTTCCTGTGATCGATTAAGAGGTGCAGAAATTTTAAACATTCAAAAGATAGAAATCGGAGGTTATAATTTCTTAATGCAGGGAATCAAACAAAGAAATGGCATTGTAGAATATGCAGTTTCATTTGCAACGGCAAAGAACAACAACGATGCAAATTATACCATTCAGACAAACTGGTATGTAAATGCGTATACGAAGTTTAATGATGTGTATAACTTCCAAGTATGGTCTACAAGACCAGAGGATACTCAAAAAATGGTAGCAGACATTTTAGAAAACTTAAACTCTTTTATCCCAGTAGAGCAACCAGAGGTTCAGAAGTTTCCTAAAACTTATGCCTCTAAAATTTACAGAGAAAAAGGAGAATTGGTGGTAGCTTTAAGAAGTACAGAGGTTGGTAAAACGGCAGAAGTTAATATGGTAGAGTTGTATTCTGAGACTGCGAACAATATCAAATTTAGAGACAATGCTGTGAGTACAGAAATTCAGCAAAGTTTACGTTTAGACATTGCCGATGGATATGAATACGATGCACTTATTAAAGTAAATGACGAAGTAGAAGATGCATTTTATCATGCAGATGGTAACTGGGGCTTAGACTATGACAAGCGATATACAGAAGTATTGAACTACTTTGTGTGGAATAATTTTGAGAGAGAATATGGCGATGATGAGTATACAATCAATAGAGATGTAGAATTAAAAGCAACGAGCGAGTATGATTACTTAACGCTTTATAAATCTTTATTACCAGGTACCATCTCTGCAGATTATTCTGAATACCAGTATGTGGCTTTTACAGCAAAAGGATCTGGATTAATGGAGTTAGGCTTGATCAAATCTTCGATTGAAGATTGGAAAGCACAGTATCGTATCATGGTAGATTTCTCAGAAGAAGAGCGAACGTATTATGTTCCTTTTGATGTGTTTACTTCAAGCGCTAGCCAAGAGAACATGACAGCAGAAGATTTAACGACGTTAACTTTTACATTCTTACCCGTAGAGGCACAAACGAAAGAATTAGATTTAAAGATTTCGAATGTACGGTTTACCAAAACGGCAGTAGAGAGTCAAACGGTTCAGAAAATCGAGAAGTTTGAGAATGAGTTTATGGCATATCCAAACCCAAGTAAAGGCAATGTAAACTTGTTATTGTTCAGTGAAACAGATACAGAAGCTACGGTAACCTTATCAGACATCACGGGAAAGGTAATTTATAGAGGCAAAGCACAATTAACAGCTGGTAAAAACGAATTAGAGTTTGACTTTAAAGTGAAAACAGGTGTCATGTTATTACAAGTAAACAGTGCAGAAGTAAATTACGGAACTTCTAAAGTTGTTTTTAGATAA
- the trpS gene encoding tryptophan--tRNA ligase, whose protein sequence is MSRILTGVQSTGTPHLGNLLGAILPAIEMANDPKNESFLFIANMHSLTQIKDGNVLRENTYSTAATWLACGLDINKTVFYRQSDIPQVTELSWYLSCFFPYQRLTLAHSFKDKSDRLEDVNSGLFTYPMLMAADILLYDAEIVPVGKDQLQHLEITRDVANRFNNIVGETLVTPKAKIQEHVKLVPGTDGEKMSKSRNNIINIFLTDKKLRKQIMGIKTDSTPLEEPKNPDTDHVFALYKLLASDAQITEMRANYEGGNYGYGHAKQALYELIITKFATIRERYNHFMENKHEIDAALTIGAEKATFVANDVLQRVRAKIGY, encoded by the coding sequence ATGTCTAGAATTTTAACTGGAGTACAAAGTACAGGAACACCACATTTAGGGAACTTATTAGGCGCTATTTTGCCAGCCATAGAAATGGCTAATGATCCGAAAAACGAATCTTTTTTATTTATTGCTAATATGCATTCTTTAACGCAAATTAAAGACGGCAATGTATTAAGAGAAAATACCTACAGCACCGCTGCAACTTGGTTAGCCTGTGGTTTAGATATTAACAAAACTGTTTTTTATAGACAGAGTGATATACCCCAAGTTACAGAATTGTCTTGGTATTTAAGTTGTTTTTTTCCATACCAACGGTTAACATTGGCGCATAGTTTTAAAGATAAATCAGACCGCCTAGAAGATGTAAACTCTGGCTTGTTTACCTACCCAATGTTAATGGCCGCCGATATTTTATTATACGATGCAGAAATTGTGCCAGTTGGTAAAGATCAATTACAACATTTAGAAATAACACGAGATGTTGCGAATAGATTTAATAATATTGTTGGAGAAACTTTGGTTACACCAAAAGCAAAAATTCAAGAACATGTAAAATTAGTTCCTGGAACTGATGGCGAAAAAATGAGTAAATCTAGAAACAATATTATTAATATTTTCTTGACAGATAAAAAGTTAAGAAAACAAATAATGGGAATTAAAACAGATAGCACTCCGCTAGAAGAACCTAAAAATCCTGATACAGATCATGTATTTGCCTTATATAAATTACTTGCTTCGGATGCTCAAATTACCGAAATGAGAGCAAACTACGAAGGAGGGAATTATGGCTATGGCCATGCAAAACAAGCTTTATATGAGCTGATTATTACAAAGTTTGCAACCATTAGAGAACGGTACAATCATTTTATGGAAAACAAACATGAAATTGATGCTGCACTTACTATAGGGGCAGAAAAAGCTACATTTGTTGCTAATGATGTTTTACAAAGAGTTCGTGCAAAAATAGGGTATTAA
- a CDS encoding lysophospholipid acyltransferase family protein gives MKYIKTPFLLVWRIWFYILVAVTIVLMIPFLLILTSKESYYPIFWKMIRIWAKTLIYGMGFRLRVTTDDVLDRHKSYMFCPNHTSMMDPLVLIALSKNPIVFVGKMEFVKIPIFGYFYKKVVIMVDRSNPESRKKVYKMAKKKLQNGTSMAIFPEGLVPTENIVLAPFKNGAFSLAIEFDIPIVPQIYYDCKRLFSWDFFKGGPGFFRIHQHKFIDTKELTKEDVPFLRQQVFQQIEADLLKDQKYMKDTNRPNNEREFKSPI, from the coding sequence ATGAAATATATTAAAACCCCTTTTCTTTTAGTTTGGCGAATTTGGTTTTATATTTTGGTAGCAGTAACCATTGTTTTAATGATTCCTTTTTTATTGATTTTAACCTCTAAAGAGTCTTACTATCCAATTTTTTGGAAAATGATTAGAATTTGGGCAAAAACATTGATTTATGGAATGGGTTTTCGATTACGAGTAACGACAGATGACGTTTTAGATCGACATAAAAGTTATATGTTTTGCCCCAACCATACCTCAATGATGGATCCTCTTGTGCTGATTGCTTTGAGTAAAAATCCTATTGTTTTTGTTGGAAAAATGGAGTTTGTTAAAATTCCTATTTTTGGGTATTTTTATAAAAAAGTAGTCATTATGGTGGATAGGAGCAATCCTGAAAGTCGAAAAAAAGTCTATAAAATGGCGAAAAAAAAATTACAAAACGGAACGAGTATGGCTATTTTTCCTGAAGGATTAGTGCCTACAGAAAATATTGTTTTGGCACCTTTTAAAAACGGAGCTTTTAGTTTGGCAATTGAGTTTGATATACCCATTGTACCTCAAATTTATTATGATTGTAAACGGTTGTTTTCTTGGGATTTTTTTAAAGGAGGTCCTGGGTTTTTTAGAATTCATCAACATAAGTTTATAGATACAAAAGAATTAACAAAAGAGGATGTGCCCTTTTTAAGACAACAAGTCTTTCAGCAAATAGAAGCCGATTTATTAAAGGATCAAAAATATATGAAAGACACAAACAGACCCAATAATGAGCGAGAGTTTAAATCACCAATATAG
- the trhA gene encoding PAQR family membrane homeostasis protein TrhA: MSESLNHQYSDREEKLNIISHGLGLVLSVIAAPFLILKSFNFDGFWQPVSLIIYSLSMIVLYAASTFYHAAKNPKKRRKLNILDHAAIYVLIAGSYSPFCLVGLNSSLGWYMFLFVWLFALTGIILKLFFTGKFDKISTAMYLLMGWQIMFFIKPLMESITTAGFQFLVAGGVFYSVGAILYSIKKMPYNHAVFHVFVLLGSLSHFLAIYNL, translated from the coding sequence ATGAGCGAGAGTTTAAATCACCAATATAGCGACAGAGAAGAGAAGTTGAATATAATTTCTCATGGATTAGGATTGGTTTTAAGCGTAATTGCTGCACCCTTTTTAATCCTAAAATCATTTAATTTTGATGGTTTTTGGCAACCTGTAAGCCTTATCATTTATAGTTTAAGTATGATTGTTTTATATGCAGCTTCTACGTTTTATCATGCAGCAAAAAATCCGAAGAAGAGAAGAAAACTAAATATTTTAGACCATGCTGCAATTTATGTTTTAATTGCGGGTAGTTATTCGCCCTTTTGTCTGGTAGGTTTAAATTCTAGTTTAGGTTGGTATATGTTTCTTTTTGTGTGGCTTTTTGCTTTAACCGGAATCATATTAAAACTATTTTTTACGGGTAAATTTGATAAAATTTCTACTGCAATGTATCTCTTAATGGGCTGGCAAATAATGTTTTTTATAAAACCATTAATGGAAAGTATAACCACAGCTGGATTTCAGTTTTTAGTTGCTGGAGGCGTTTTTTATTCTGTTGGTGCCATTTTATATTCCATTAAAAAGATGCCGTATAACCATGCTGTTTTTCATGTTTTTGTGTTATTGGGTAGTTTAAGTCATTTTTTAGCAATTTATAATCTGTAA